The Gallaecimonas pentaromativorans genome includes the window CTGGGCCAGATCCTGGGTCCCCGCGGCCTGATGCCGAACCCGAAAGTCGGTACTGTAACCCCTAACGTTGCCGAAGCTGTTAAAAACGCCAAGGCCGGTCAGGTGCGTTACCGCAACGACAAAAACGGTATCATCCATACCACCATTGGTAAGGTTGATTTCGAAGACAGCAAGCTCAAGGAAAACCTTGAAGCTCTGCTGGCTGCCCTGAAGAAAGCGAAACCCGCTACTTCCAAAGGTCAGTTCATTAAGAAAATCAGCCTGTCCACCACCATGGGCGCTGGTGTTTCTATCGATCAAAGCTCTCTGGACGTTCAATAATCCAGCTGCTTTGAGAGAGATTGGCGAAAGCGTCAGCAGGTGTTATACTCTGGCGCTTTCGCATGGGTCGACGTTCAAGTTTTGAACGTTCGTCCAAGACCGTAGGAGCCTTCAGGCTTAAACCTTTCCTACGCAGACGGTGTAGGCCCTAAGAGATTTTCTCTCTTGGATGCTGTCACCGTGAGGTTGTCAGGGATTTCCCCTGACATGTATTACTACCGGTTTGACCGGTGAAATCCAGGAGTAAGCCAATGGCATTAAGACTCGACGACAAAAAAGCAATTGTTGCTGAAGTCAACGAAGCTGCCAAAGGCGCGCTTTCTGCAGTTGTTGCCGATTCTCGCGGCGTAACTGTAGCAGCAATGACTCAGCTGCGTGCGACTGCCCGTTCTCAGGGTATTTTCGTGAAGGTTGTTCGTAACACCCTCGCGCGTCGTGCTGTAGAAGGTACTGATTATTCAGTACTGTCTGACGTCTTTGTTGGCCCAACTTTGATCGCTTTCTCTAACGAGCACCCCGGTGCCGCGGCACGTCTGTTCAAAGACTTTGCCAAAGAGAACGACAAGTTTGAGGTAAAAGGTGCTGCCTTTAACGGGGAATTTATCCCTGCAGCAGACATTGACCGTCTCGCAAAACTGCCGACCTACGAAGAAGCTCTGGCGAAGCTGATGGCGACTATGAAAGAAGCCGCCGCTGGCAAGCTGGTTCGTACCCTGGCCGCACTGCGCGAGAAAAAAGAAGCCGAAGCTGCCTAAGGGCTGTTTGGGTGTAACAAATACTTCAGTAATTAGGAACTTGAGTCATGTCCGTAACTAAAGATCAAATCCTTGAAGCCGTAGCCGCCATGTCCGTAATGGAAGTGGTTGAGCTGGTTGAAGCCATGGAAGAGAAATTCGGCGTTTCTGCCGCTGCTGCTGTTGCCGTTGCTGGCGACGCTGCTGCTGCCGTCGAAGAGCAAACTGAGTTCAACGTTGTTCTGACCGCTGCTGGCGCGAACAAAGTTGCTGCTATCAAAGCCGTTCGCGGCGCTACCGGTCTGGGCCTGAAAGAAGCCAAAGACCTGGTTGAGTCTGCTCCTGCTGTCATCAAAGAAGCTATCTCCAAAGGCGAAGCCGAAGCGCTCAAGAAAGAACTCGAAGAAGCCGGTGCTTCTGTTGAGATCAAGTAATCTAGTTAATAGATTACAGCCCCTTCACGGGGGCAAAGGCTGGTGGCGTAGCGCCACCGGCCTTTTCGCGCTGTAGGAATAGGCAAAATTTCGCGTCGTTTATTTTGCCTATTCCGGCAGTTCGGTCACCCGGATTGCCGACGACAAAACGACGTTGCGCTGAGACTGTCCCGTCGGACATTAGTGGGTCACACTTTCGCGAGCTGAGGAACCCCATGGTGTACTCTTACACAGAGAAAAAACGCATCCGTAAGGATTTTGGTAAACGTTCACAAGTTCTGGACGTGCCTTTCCTGCTATCCATCCAGTTGGACTCTTTTACCAAGTTCATCGAGATGGACCCAGACGGTCAAAACGGCCTGGAAGCCGCTTTCCGTTCTGTTTTCCCGATCAAGAGCTATTCCGGCAATGCCGAGCTCCAATACGTCAGCTACCGTCTGGGTGAGCCCGTCTTTGACGTGCAAGAATGCCAGATCCGTGGTGTTACTTACGCAGCCCCGCTGCGGGTCAAACTGCGCCTGGTGCTGTTTGACAAAGAAGCGGCGCCCGGCACCGTAAAAGATATCCGCGAACAAGAAGTCTACATGGGTGAAATCCCCCTGATGACTGACAACGGTACCTTTGTTATAAACGGTACCGAGCGCGTTATCGTGTCTCAGTTGCACCGCTCTCCTGGCGTGTTCTTCGATCACGATCGTGGTAAGACCCACTCTTCCGGTAAGGTCCTCTACAACGCTCGCATCATTCCTTATCGTGGCTCCTGGCTGGATTTCGAGTTCGATCCCAAAGATAACCTCTTTGTGCGTATCGACCGTCGCCGCAAACTGCCGGCGTCCATCATCCTTCGTGCCTTGGATTACAGCACCGAGGAAATTCTTGATCTGTTCTTCGACAAGGTGACTTTCGAGATCAAGAAAGACAAGTTGATGATGACTCTGGTACCCGAGCGTCTTCGTGGCGACACTGCCAGCTTTGACATCAAGGGTATCGATGGCGAAGTGCTGGTCGAGACCGGCCGCCGCGTGACTGCTCGTCACGTTCGCCAGATGGAAAAGGACGGCATGGACAAACTGGAAGTACCTACCGATTACATCATCGGTAAGGTGCTGGCCAAAGACTATGTCGACCAATCCA containing:
- the rplJ gene encoding 50S ribosomal protein L10, coding for MALRLDDKKAIVAEVNEAAKGALSAVVADSRGVTVAAMTQLRATARSQGIFVKVVRNTLARRAVEGTDYSVLSDVFVGPTLIAFSNEHPGAAARLFKDFAKENDKFEVKGAAFNGEFIPAADIDRLAKLPTYEEALAKLMATMKEAAAGKLVRTLAALREKKEAEAA
- the rplL gene encoding 50S ribosomal protein L7/L12, whose amino-acid sequence is MSVTKDQILEAVAAMSVMEVVELVEAMEEKFGVSAAAAVAVAGDAAAAVEEQTEFNVVLTAAGANKVAAIKAVRGATGLGLKEAKDLVESAPAVIKEAISKGEAEALKKELEEAGASVEIK